The Atribacteraceae bacterium genome contains a region encoding:
- a CDS encoding ABC transporter ATP-binding protein translates to MFVLENVWFKNILRVEHLRIPAGEITAIVGESGSGKTTLLRHLNLLTSPDRGTVRYRGEDLCTLDPVTLRRQVVMLPQAPPVFPGTVRENLLIGRRFSGQPPLADESLKQALEQFRLYKALDGPTEHLSGGEKQRLALARVVLMSPEVLLLDEPSANLDEETADLVVGTLVHQVRESGRTLVMVTHSRSIAERYADNLVEMNNGNLLRSLEHRV, encoded by the coding sequence ATGTTCGTTCTCGAGAATGTCTGGTTCAAAAATATCCTCCGGGTGGAGCACCTGCGTATCCCCGCCGGCGAAATCACCGCGATAGTTGGGGAAAGCGGCAGCGGGAAAACTACCCTGCTTCGACACCTCAACCTTCTCACCAGTCCTGATCGGGGAACGGTCAGATACCGTGGAGAGGATCTGTGCACCCTCGATCCGGTCACTCTGCGGCGCCAGGTCGTTATGCTTCCGCAAGCACCTCCTGTTTTTCCCGGGACGGTTCGGGAGAATCTCCTGATCGGCCGCCGATTTTCGGGCCAACCACCACTTGCGGACGAGAGTTTAAAACAAGCGCTCGAACAATTCCGCCTGTACAAAGCCCTCGACGGTCCCACGGAACACCTGTCCGGCGGGGAGAAACAGCGCCTTGCTCTGGCCCGGGTGGTGCTGATGAGCCCGGAGGTCTTACTCCTCGACGAGCCCTCCGCCAATCTCGATGAGGAGACGGCGGACCTGGTGGTGGGGACCCTGGTGCACCAGGTCCGGGAATCCGGAAGGACCCTGGTCATGGTCACCCATTCTCGGTCTATCGCCGAACGTTACGCGGACAACCTAGTCGAGATGAACAACGGGAATCTACTACGGTCATTGGAACATCGGGTATGA
- the fetB gene encoding iron export ABC transporter permease subunit FetB, which produces MNGVIEIGLLPLALAYVFVLVLLLYVRARRINREREILVSSIRMTLQLMIAGHLLAVLFENPHPLLTVAAVLVMEGFAVQNIIRRVKVPLSYRLKRIIAFSMTSGTLVSLFFFLLFVVGLRPWYEPRYFIPIAGMIIGNSMTGISLGVNRLVDGIITRQDLVEAALMLGATPREAVRRIVDAAFDAAFLPTINSMTGMGIVFLPGMMTGQILSGVSPITAIEYQIAIMLGILGGVAFTVILFVHFGASAFFNDRAQLVYPTEVPDMSDR; this is translated from the coding sequence ATGAATGGGGTTATCGAAATCGGCCTGCTGCCTCTGGCGCTGGCTTACGTGTTTGTACTCGTTCTTTTGTTATACGTCCGGGCCCGGCGGATCAACCGGGAGAGAGAAATCCTCGTCAGCTCTATCCGGATGACCCTCCAACTGATGATCGCCGGGCACCTCCTGGCGGTGTTGTTCGAAAACCCTCATCCCCTTTTGACCGTCGCAGCGGTCCTGGTCATGGAAGGGTTCGCCGTACAAAATATCATTCGGCGGGTCAAGGTGCCACTCAGTTATCGGCTGAAGAGGATCATCGCTTTTTCCATGACGTCCGGAACCCTGGTAAGCTTGTTCTTTTTTCTGCTCTTCGTAGTCGGGCTCAGGCCTTGGTACGAGCCCCGCTATTTCATTCCCATAGCCGGGATGATCATCGGAAACTCGATGACCGGGATCTCATTGGGAGTCAACCGGCTGGTTGATGGGATAATCACCCGGCAGGATCTGGTGGAAGCGGCGCTCATGCTGGGGGCTACTCCCCGGGAGGCAGTGCGCCGGATCGTTGACGCCGCCTTTGACGCTGCTTTCCTCCCCACCATTAATTCCATGACCGGTATGGGGATTGTTTTTCTGCCGGGAATGATGACCGGTCAGATCTTATCCGGGGTTTCGCCGATAACCGCTATCGAGTACCAGATCGCGATCATGCTCGGCATTCTTGGTGGAGTGGCGTTCACCGTGATCCTCTTTGTCCATTTCGGTGCTTCGGCCTTTTTCAACGACCGGGCGCAACTGGTTTACCCGACCGAGGTACCGGACATGTCGGACCGATGA